The Micromonospora sp. NBC_01740 genome includes a window with the following:
- a CDS encoding DNA polymerase III subunit gamma and tau, which produces MALALYRKYRPRTFAEVIGQEHVTEPLSQALRSGRLNHAYLFSGPRGCGKTSSARILARSLNCEQGPTPEPCGQCDSCRELATDGGSIDVLEIDAASHGGVDDARELREKAIFAPAKSRFKIYVIDEAHMVSSAGFNALLKLVEEPPEYVKFIFATTEPEKVLGTIKSRTHHYPFRLIPPKVLRPYLEQLCEAENVAVEPAVFPLVVRAGGGSARDSLSVLDQLIAGAGPEGVTYSRAAALLGVTDAALIDEMCDALAAGDGATAYATVDRVAEAGHDARRFASDLLERLRDLIVLQQVPDAAAKGLIDGPADQIERMAAQAQRLGPATLSRCADIVHNGLVEMRGTTAPRLLLELICARMLLPGADDSTGGLLQRLERMERRLTLAGTDVPPAAAGLAPVAAPPPVRPEAPAPTAAAAAPDPSPAGPPAAAGAQSGAAAARAAALAATGSRTAQAAPGATEPVGAPASGPPADAPAHRQVPPSAVLPDPATPAPPRPGAAAAGPLDAVAVRRVWPDIVAKVNRIKKPAAALMRDAVVRDVDGDTLVLTVKSAVLAQMMGNHTSVLAEVLYEEFGGRWQIRCEVAGERGGTSLGGSSRPAAAARPASPPSAAPAHQDRTGAGPSGAGPSGAGPSGGGPAGGGPSGGGASGGGAGGGGISGGPTGPGSASGLADPGGPNGLTGATGSGGPSGPGGPSGLGGPSGLAGPSGPAGASGLAGPHGLSGAAGGPGGANGAGGAAGGQGDPTRPTSGAGASGSGGAPAAAGGAEDWPEPARPGGAAGGGDDWPEPARPGGAAGGGDDWPEPARPGGASAVTSTSGTAAAAPAATGLPGAGVTTRPATAATASATAAPAVPKPAGPSGAPQQAAPASPPVSSAIAAARAAAAGRGPRTGQPVRKTADADWAGEPPYDPDFDGPVRGGGGRPGGARPAAPNFEGFDPGDEPLDEVIDEQTARESSEEQAVRLLREAFGAEKIDEVDAR; this is translated from the coding sequence GTGGCACTGGCGCTCTACCGCAAGTACCGGCCGCGTACCTTCGCCGAGGTCATCGGGCAGGAGCACGTCACCGAGCCGCTGTCGCAGGCGCTGCGCAGCGGGCGGCTCAACCACGCCTACCTCTTCTCCGGCCCACGCGGCTGCGGCAAGACCTCCAGCGCCCGGATCCTGGCCCGCTCGCTGAACTGTGAGCAGGGCCCGACGCCGGAGCCGTGCGGGCAGTGCGACTCCTGCCGCGAGCTGGCCACCGACGGCGGCTCGATCGACGTACTGGAGATCGACGCGGCCAGCCACGGCGGCGTCGACGACGCCCGCGAGCTGCGCGAGAAGGCGATCTTCGCGCCGGCCAAGAGCCGCTTCAAGATCTACGTCATCGACGAGGCCCACATGGTCTCGTCGGCCGGCTTCAACGCCCTGCTCAAGCTGGTCGAGGAGCCGCCGGAGTACGTCAAGTTCATCTTCGCGACCACCGAGCCGGAGAAGGTCCTCGGCACGATCAAGTCGCGGACCCACCACTACCCGTTCCGGCTGATCCCGCCGAAGGTGCTCCGGCCCTACCTGGAGCAGCTCTGCGAGGCCGAGAACGTCGCCGTCGAGCCGGCGGTCTTCCCGCTGGTGGTGCGCGCCGGCGGCGGCAGCGCCCGGGACAGCCTCTCCGTGCTCGACCAGCTCATCGCCGGGGCCGGGCCGGAGGGAGTCACCTACTCCCGGGCCGCCGCCCTGCTCGGCGTGACCGACGCCGCCCTCATCGACGAGATGTGCGACGCGCTGGCGGCCGGGGACGGCGCGACGGCGTACGCGACCGTCGACCGGGTCGCCGAGGCCGGGCACGACGCGCGCCGGTTCGCCTCCGACCTGCTGGAGCGGCTGCGCGACCTGATCGTGCTCCAGCAGGTGCCGGACGCCGCCGCCAAGGGCCTCATCGACGGCCCGGCCGACCAGATCGAGCGGATGGCCGCCCAGGCCCAGCGGCTCGGCCCGGCCACGCTGTCCCGCTGCGCCGACATCGTGCACAACGGCCTGGTGGAGATGCGCGGCACCACCGCGCCCCGGCTGCTGCTGGAGCTGATCTGCGCCCGGATGCTGCTGCCCGGCGCCGACGACAGCACCGGCGGCCTGCTCCAGCGCCTCGAACGCATGGAGCGCCGGCTCACCCTCGCCGGCACCGACGTGCCGCCGGCCGCCGCCGGCCTCGCGCCGGTTGCCGCCCCTCCTCCCGTACGCCCCGAAGCTCCCGCCCCGACCGCGGCTGCCGCCGCGCCCGACCCGTCGCCCGCCGGCCCGCCGGCGGCTGCCGGCGCCCAGTCCGGCGCTGCGGCTGCCCGCGCGGCGGCTCTGGCCGCCACCGGCTCCCGTACGGCGCAGGCAGCCCCGGGCGCCACGGAGCCGGTGGGCGCGCCCGCCAGTGGGCCGCCCGCTGATGCTCCCGCCCACCGTCAGGTGCCCCCCTCGGCGGTGCTGCCCGACCCGGCCACCCCCGCCCCGCCCCGCCCCGGCGCGGCTGCGGCAGGCCCCCTGGACGCCGTCGCGGTGCGCCGGGTCTGGCCGGACATCGTCGCGAAGGTCAACCGGATCAAGAAGCCGGCCGCCGCGCTGATGCGCGACGCGGTGGTCCGTGACGTGGATGGCGACACCCTGGTGCTGACCGTCAAGTCGGCGGTGCTCGCGCAGATGATGGGCAACCACACGTCGGTGCTGGCCGAGGTGCTCTACGAAGAGTTCGGTGGCCGCTGGCAGATCCGCTGCGAGGTGGCCGGCGAGCGGGGTGGCACGTCACTCGGTGGCTCGTCCCGTCCCGCCGCTGCGGCCCGCCCGGCATCCCCGCCGTCGGCAGCCCCCGCCCACCAGGACCGGACCGGCGCCGGCCCGTCCGGCGCCGGCCCGTCCGGCGCCGGCCCGTCCGGCGGCGGCCCGGCTGGTGGTGGCCCGTCTGGTGGCGGTGCGTCCGGTGGTGGCGCGGGCGGCGGCGGCATTTCCGGTGGCCCGACCGGCCCAGGCAGTGCGAGTGGCCTGGCCGACCCAGGCGGCCCGAATGGCCTGACCGGCGCGACCGGCTCGGGCGGTCCGAGCGGCCCGGGCGGTCCGAGTGGGCTGGGCGGTCCGAGTGGGCTGGCCGGTCCGAGTGGCCCGGCCGGCGCGAGTGGCCTGGCCGGCCCACATGGCCTCAGTGGTGCGGCCGGCGGGCCTGGTGGCGCGAACGGCGCGGGTGGTGCTGCGGGCGGTCAGGGCGACCCGACCCGACCCACCTCCGGCGCTGGTGCGTCGGGCAGCGGAGGTGCTCCCGCCGCTGCCGGCGGCGCCGAGGACTGGCCCGAACCGGCCCGCCCGGGTGGCGCGGCCGGAGGCGGCGACGACTGGCCCGAGCCCGCCCGCCCAGGTGGCGCGGCGGGGGGCGGCGACGACTGGCCGGAACCGGCTCGACCGGGTGGCGCGTCGGCCGTCACGTCGACCAGCGGTACGGCAGCCGCTGCCCCGGCGGCGACCGGCCTGCCCGGCGCAGGGGTGACCACCCGGCCGGCGACCGCCGCCACGGCGTCGGCGACCGCCGCGCCCGCCGTACCGAAGCCCGCCGGTCCCTCGGGTGCGCCGCAGCAGGCCGCGCCCGCCAGCCCTCCGGTGAGCAGCGCGATCGCGGCGGCGCGGGCGGCTGCGGCGGGACGTGGTCCGCGTACCGGCCAGCCGGTCCGCAAGACCGCGGACGCCGACTGGGCCGGCGAGCCGCCGTACGACCCGGACTTCGACGGCCCGGTGCGCGGCGGCGGGGGACGCCCCGGCGGTGCCCGGCCGGCGGCCCCGAACTTCGAGGGCTTCGACCCGGGTGACGAGCCGCTGGACGAGGTCATCGACGAGCAGACCGCGCGGGAGTCCAGCGAGGAACAGGCGGTACGACTGCTCCGCGAGGCGTTCGGCGCAGAGAAGATCGACGAGGTCGACGCCCGATAG
- a CDS encoding flavin reductase: protein MSRRTREHVPTRPTWRCRACGIAWPCSPAKLRLLGEYRHDRAALTVHLATLQVEAAAQLVALDPGVSPAQLADRFVSWARPRG, encoded by the coding sequence GTGAGCCGCCGCACCCGGGAGCACGTCCCGACCCGGCCCACGTGGCGGTGCCGGGCGTGCGGCATTGCCTGGCCCTGCTCGCCGGCGAAGCTGCGGCTGCTCGGCGAGTACCGCCACGACCGCGCCGCGCTCACCGTCCACCTGGCGACTCTCCAGGTCGAGGCCGCCGCACAGCTCGTCGCACTCGACCCCGGCGTGAGCCCGGCCCAACTAGCCGACCGCTTCGTCTCCTGGGCCCGCCCACGCGGATGA
- a CDS encoding helix-turn-helix domain-containing protein, with amino-acid sequence MNDALRVALSDTGHTIESLAETVGVDPKTVGRWLTEDRIPHARHRLGAAEALRRDVSDIWPDTSRRRDPIWFRPWQEIEREAVSLRSYQSMVLPGLLQTEAYARAVLTGGGLFPRGDVERHLASRLARQGILRQDEPPQFTAVIDEGVLRRPVGGRATMREQLRAVVAACAEPHVRVHVVLSSVGAYAGLNGPFVIASSHDHRVAGYLDNQLQGQLVSDPADIAAMMAAWENVRGEALSHWQSVDLITEVAETWS; translated from the coding sequence GTGAACGATGCGCTCCGGGTGGCGCTCAGCGACACCGGGCACACGATCGAATCCCTCGCCGAGACCGTCGGCGTCGACCCGAAGACGGTCGGGCGGTGGCTGACCGAGGACCGCATCCCGCACGCCCGGCACCGGTTGGGGGCGGCGGAGGCCCTCCGCCGGGACGTGTCGGACATCTGGCCGGACACTTCGAGACGTCGTGACCCGATCTGGTTCCGTCCGTGGCAGGAGATCGAGCGCGAGGCGGTGTCGCTGCGGTCGTACCAATCGATGGTGTTGCCGGGCCTGCTCCAGACCGAGGCGTACGCGCGGGCCGTGCTGACCGGCGGCGGCCTCTTTCCCCGCGGCGACGTCGAGCGCCACCTCGCCTCCCGGCTCGCCCGCCAGGGCATCCTGCGGCAGGACGAGCCGCCGCAGTTCACGGCCGTGATCGACGAGGGGGTGCTGCGCCGTCCGGTCGGCGGCCGGGCCACGATGCGCGAGCAGCTCCGGGCCGTCGTCGCCGCCTGCGCCGAACCACACGTGCGGGTGCACGTCGTGCTGTCGTCGGTCGGCGCCTACGCGGGCCTGAACGGGCCGTTCGTGATCGCCAGCAGCCACGACCACCGGGTCGCCGGCTACCTCGACAACCAACTCCAGGGCCAACTGGTTAGCGATCCCGCGGACATCGCCGCCATGATGGCTGCGTGGGAGAACGTGCGCGGCGAGGCGCTGTCCCACTGGCAGTCGGTCGATCTCATCACGGAAGTGGCGGAGACATGGAGCTGA
- a CDS encoding DUF397 domain-containing protein, producing MELNGARWRKSSRSSGNGGDCVEVADNLPGVVAVRDSKDPAGPALAFAPAAWRAFVATIAERP from the coding sequence ATGGAGCTGAACGGCGCGCGGTGGCGCAAGAGCAGCCGCAGCAGCGGCAACGGCGGTGACTGCGTCGAGGTCGCCGACAACCTGCCCGGCGTCGTCGCGGTGCGCGACTCGAAGGACCCGGCCGGCCCGGCGCTCGCCTTCGCGCCGGCGGCGTGGCGCGCGTTTGTCGCCACCATCGCCGAGCGCCCCTGA
- a CDS encoding DUF5872 domain-containing protein, producing the protein MARYTKPELREQVKEEIKASDKGGRPGQWSARKSQLVTQEYKRRGGGFVGPKDERQKSLQRWGGEHWQTKEGDTRARHGDETSRYLPEQAWKELSEKEKRATDAKKRKESKSGKQYVANTGPAKRARRNATSAEQLSELPVAEAAKLVRDLDKGQLKSALRRERDGKSRKTLITRLEKELTRR; encoded by the coding sequence ATGGCGCGGTATACGAAGCCCGAACTCAGGGAGCAGGTCAAGGAAGAGATCAAGGCCTCCGACAAGGGCGGCCGGCCGGGACAGTGGTCGGCACGCAAGTCGCAGCTGGTCACCCAGGAGTACAAGAGGCGCGGCGGGGGCTTCGTCGGCCCGAAGGACGAACGGCAGAAGTCCCTCCAGCGCTGGGGCGGCGAGCACTGGCAGACCAAGGAGGGCGACACCCGGGCGCGGCACGGCGACGAGACGAGTCGCTACCTGCCCGAACAGGCCTGGAAGGAGCTCTCCGAGAAGGAGAAGCGGGCGACCGACGCCAAGAAGCGGAAGGAATCAAAGTCCGGCAAGCAGTACGTCGCCAACACCGGACCGGCCAAACGCGCCCGCCGCAACGCCACGTCGGCCGAACAACTGTCGGAGCTGCCGGTCGCCGAGGCGGCCAAGCTCGTCCGCGACCTCGACAAGGGCCAACTGAAGTCGGCGCTGCGCCGCGAACGCGACGGCAAGTCCCGCAAGACCCTCATCACCCGCCTGGAAAAGGAACTAACCCGCCGCTGA
- the deoD gene encoding purine-nucleoside phosphorylase, with the protein MSTHIGAKPGEIAERVLMPGDPLRAKWIAETYLEGAQCYSTVRGMLGFTGRHNGVEVSVQGSGMGMPSASIYAHELVNEYGVKSLIRVGSCGALSEDLRLRDVIAAIGSSTDSNMNRMRFDGLIDYAPVADFGLLRTSVEVAERRGIAMRVGPILAADAFYTDRPDLYDSLAEYGVLAVEMESAALYTIAARFKARALTLLTVSDHIKTGEKTTSEEREQTFSQMVEIALDTIIA; encoded by the coding sequence ATGAGTACGCACATCGGCGCGAAGCCGGGAGAGATCGCCGAGCGGGTCCTGATGCCGGGCGACCCGTTGCGGGCGAAGTGGATCGCGGAGACCTACCTCGAGGGCGCGCAGTGCTACTCGACGGTCCGGGGCATGCTGGGCTTCACCGGCCGCCACAACGGCGTCGAGGTCTCCGTCCAGGGCTCCGGCATGGGCATGCCCTCCGCCTCGATCTACGCCCACGAGCTGGTCAACGAGTACGGCGTGAAGAGCCTGATCCGGGTCGGCTCCTGCGGGGCCCTGAGCGAGGACCTGCGGCTGCGCGACGTGATCGCGGCGATCGGCTCGTCCACCGACTCGAACATGAACCGGATGCGCTTCGACGGGCTGATCGACTACGCCCCGGTGGCCGACTTCGGGCTGCTGCGTACGTCGGTCGAGGTGGCCGAGCGGCGCGGCATCGCGATGCGGGTCGGGCCGATCCTGGCGGCGGACGCCTTCTACACCGACCGCCCGGACCTCTACGACAGCCTCGCCGAGTACGGCGTGCTGGCGGTGGAGATGGAGTCGGCGGCGCTCTACACGATCGCCGCCCGGTTCAAGGCCCGCGCCCTGACGCTGCTGACCGTCAGCGACCACATCAAGACCGGTGAGAAGACCACCTCCGAGGAGCGTGAGCAGACCTTCAGCCAGATGGTCGAGATCGCCCTGGACACGATCATCGCCTGA
- a CDS encoding TetR/AcrR family transcriptional regulator, which produces MTVDGRVARGDRTRTAALDAAVVLATEVGLHGLSLAQLADTLGVSKSGLFAHWGSKEALQLATVDRAVEQQRERVIEPALRAPRGVRRLWALHQARIDFFAARVLPGGCFFASADFEYNARPGPVRDRLAEVFGRWTAFLEQLVREAVAAGELPADVDVAQLAYEIDALGITAAMRSRLLDPDTAYRHARQGLLNRLRALCPDPTLLPEGLS; this is translated from the coding sequence ATGACAGTCGACGGACGCGTCGCGCGGGGCGACCGGACCCGCACCGCGGCGCTGGACGCCGCCGTGGTCCTCGCCACCGAGGTCGGCCTGCACGGGCTCTCCCTCGCCCAGCTCGCCGACACGCTCGGCGTCAGCAAGTCCGGCCTCTTCGCGCACTGGGGCTCCAAGGAGGCGCTCCAGCTCGCCACGGTCGACCGGGCGGTCGAGCAGCAGCGGGAACGGGTCATCGAGCCGGCCCTGCGCGCCCCCCGGGGCGTACGGCGGCTCTGGGCACTGCACCAGGCCCGGATCGACTTCTTCGCCGCCCGGGTGCTCCCCGGCGGCTGCTTCTTCGCCAGCGCCGACTTCGAGTACAACGCGCGCCCCGGCCCGGTCCGGGACCGGCTCGCCGAGGTGTTCGGCCGCTGGACCGCGTTCCTCGAACAGCTCGTCCGCGAGGCGGTCGCCGCCGGCGAGCTTCCCGCCGACGTGGACGTCGCACAGCTGGCGTACGAGATCGACGCCCTCGGGATCACCGCCGCGATGCGCTCCCGGCTGCTGGACCCCGACACCGCCTACCGGCACGCCCGCCAGGGCCTGCTGAACCGCCTGCGGGCACTGTGCCCCGATCCGACCCTGCTACCGGAAGGCCTCTCATGA
- a CDS encoding acyl-CoA thioesterase produces MSHAIVDQPAVEFGHVAHVAVHFDDLDAFGLLHNARYAVLLERALTGYWADHGVAFQAGRQSAPDVFHAVREFTITYRAPVTGTGPVAVHFWLDHFGTSSARYAYRFHSVDGRIVHAEGQRSIVRVDPATLRPAPWTDTARAVAATLLRPAPADA; encoded by the coding sequence ATGAGCCACGCCATCGTCGACCAGCCCGCCGTCGAGTTCGGTCACGTCGCGCACGTCGCGGTGCACTTCGACGACCTCGACGCGTTCGGCCTCCTGCACAACGCCCGGTACGCGGTGCTGCTCGAACGGGCCCTGACCGGGTACTGGGCGGACCACGGTGTCGCGTTCCAGGCCGGCCGGCAGAGCGCACCGGACGTGTTCCACGCCGTCCGCGAGTTCACCATCACCTACCGGGCCCCGGTCACCGGGACCGGCCCCGTGGCGGTGCACTTCTGGCTCGACCACTTCGGCACCAGCAGCGCCCGGTACGCCTACCGGTTCCACTCAGTCGACGGACGCATCGTGCACGCGGAGGGCCAGCGGTCGATCGTCCGGGTCGACCCGGCGACCCTGCGCCCCGCCCCCTGGACCGACACCGCCCGCGCGGTGGCCGCGACCCTGCTCCGGCCCGCCCCGGCCGACGCCTGA
- a CDS encoding nucleoside deaminase, which translates to MRRALAVAVTGPDSPADAGPDAADDIPVGAVLYGPDGAELAIGRNERELTGDPTAHAEVLALRRAAGRLGRWRLDGCTLVVTLEPCTMCAGALVLARVSTVVFGAWEPKTGAAGSLWDVLRDRRLNHRPEVYGGILESESAAILRAFFRV; encoded by the coding sequence ATGCGGCGGGCCCTGGCGGTCGCCGTGACCGGCCCCGACAGCCCCGCCGACGCGGGCCCCGACGCCGCCGACGACATCCCGGTCGGCGCCGTGCTCTACGGGCCGGACGGTGCCGAACTGGCGATCGGGCGCAACGAGCGGGAACTGACCGGCGACCCGACCGCGCACGCCGAGGTGCTGGCGCTGCGCCGGGCCGCCGGACGGCTCGGCCGCTGGCGGCTCGACGGCTGCACCCTGGTCGTCACCCTGGAACCCTGCACGATGTGCGCGGGCGCGCTGGTGCTGGCCCGGGTGTCCACCGTGGTCTTCGGCGCCTGGGAGCCCAAGACCGGGGCCGCCGGGTCGCTGTGGGACGTGCTGCGCGACCGCCGGCTCAACCACCGGCCGGAGGTCTACGGCGGCATCCTGGAATCGGAGAGCGCCGCCATCCTGCGCGCCTTCTTCCGGGTGTGA
- a CDS encoding tRNA adenosine deaminase-associated protein: MSYFAAAVVRDDSGWTAAEVNLRGVTDIEDVADRLRDVDSDADLSLLFVEADDTYLVVMRLDEGEDLRVFGSDSAYAEESRLGALLVGDLKTSVTGLDDTDEPRPSGRGDDDTEQPAVDPEADPVGEADLLADLGIPAQKLLNLCAQEGMMPADVTAEVCQVLGCADEVEELREV; this comes from the coding sequence GTGTCGTACTTCGCTGCGGCCGTCGTACGTGACGACAGCGGTTGGACGGCCGCCGAGGTGAACCTGCGGGGGGTCACCGACATCGAGGACGTCGCCGACCGGCTGCGCGACGTCGACTCCGACGCCGACCTGTCGCTGCTCTTCGTCGAGGCCGACGACACGTACCTGGTGGTCATGCGCCTGGACGAGGGGGAGGACCTGCGGGTCTTCGGCTCCGACTCGGCCTACGCGGAGGAGTCCCGGCTGGGCGCCCTGCTGGTCGGGGACCTGAAGACCTCGGTGACCGGGCTCGACGACACCGACGAGCCGCGCCCGTCCGGCCGTGGCGACGACGACACCGAGCAGCCCGCCGTCGACCCCGAGGCCGACCCGGTCGGCGAGGCGGACCTCCTGGCCGACCTGGGCATCCCCGCGCAGAAGCTGCTCAACCTCTGCGCGCAGGAGGGCATGATGCCGGCCGACGTCACCGCCGAGGTGTGCCAGGTGCTCGGCTGCGCCGACGAGGTCGAGGAACTGCGTGAGGTCTGA
- a CDS encoding M23 family metallopeptidase — MPSPTIGRRARPAYPVLLVLVPVLAAGCATTRPGTTPGAPRPSLPATAGQPAPPAVTPTGAPSPTGAAAPTGPSTAPTRAGLPHVFPVRAANVAYHPTHSAYPGTDIFADCGEPVVAVTDGVLLEVSRVDRFDRRGPRGPHNGGLSVSLLGDDGVRYYGSHLRRVADGIDVGVRVRAGQRLGEVGRTGNANNVCHLHFGISPPCTGRDGWWIRRGVVWPAPYLNSWRRKGNKEPSAEVAAWHRRHGCPKAPPTA, encoded by the coding sequence ATGCCCTCGCCGACGATCGGACGCCGCGCGCGTCCGGCGTACCCGGTCCTGCTGGTGCTGGTGCCGGTGCTGGCCGCCGGCTGCGCGACGACGCGGCCCGGGACGACGCCCGGCGCACCCCGGCCGAGCCTGCCGGCGACGGCCGGGCAGCCCGCGCCGCCGGCCGTCACCCCGACCGGCGCTCCCAGCCCGACCGGCGCCGCCGCCCCGACCGGCCCGTCGACCGCGCCGACCCGCGCCGGGCTGCCGCACGTCTTTCCGGTACGCGCGGCGAACGTCGCCTACCACCCGACCCACTCGGCCTATCCGGGGACGGACATCTTCGCCGACTGTGGCGAGCCGGTCGTGGCGGTGACCGACGGCGTCCTCCTCGAGGTCAGCCGGGTCGACCGGTTCGACAGGCGCGGGCCGCGGGGGCCGCACAACGGCGGGCTGTCGGTGTCGCTGCTCGGCGACGACGGGGTGCGCTACTACGGCTCCCACCTGCGCCGCGTCGCCGACGGCATCGACGTCGGGGTGCGGGTGCGCGCCGGGCAGCGGCTCGGCGAGGTGGGCCGGACCGGTAACGCGAACAACGTGTGCCACCTGCACTTCGGCATCTCCCCGCCGTGCACGGGCCGGGACGGCTGGTGGATCCGCCGGGGCGTGGTCTGGCCGGCGCCGTACCTGAACTCGTGGCGGCGCAAGGGCAACAAGGAGCCGTCCGCCGAGGTGGCCGCCTGGCACCGCCGGCACGGCTGCCCGAAGGCCCCGCCGACCGCCTGA